From a single Spirochaetaceae bacterium genomic region:
- a CDS encoding type II toxin-antitoxin system prevent-host-death family antitoxin has product MKRIGIRELHLKTGEWVRGAALGEGVVITDRGRPVASLLPVRPGDLSTPFRERRTLPEFDALPPVPGDSGVYVSEDRDR; this is encoded by the coding sequence ATGAAGCGAATCGGGATTCGGGAGTTGCACCTGAAGACGGGCGAGTGGGTGCGCGGCGCTGCGCTCGGCGAGGGGGTCGTGATCACCGATCGAGGACGTCCGGTGGCCTCTCTGCTGCCGGTTCGGCCGGGTGACCTGAGCACGCCGTTCCGGGAGCGCCGCACGTTGCCCGAGTTCGATGCCCTGCCGCCGGTGCCGGGTGATTCCGGCGTCTATGTCTCGGAGGATCGCGACCGCTGA